In Humulus lupulus chromosome 7, drHumLupu1.1, whole genome shotgun sequence, the following are encoded in one genomic region:
- the LOC133789230 gene encoding G-type lectin S-receptor-like serine/threonine-protein kinase At4g27290 isoform X2, which produces MEFLSFLATFVVLGLSLSRTTFAVVDSIRPSEFMSENTTLVSRGGRFELGFFTPGSSKNRFLGIRYKNISVQTVVWVANRCEPIDDSSGSLTIDDTGNLVLYGQNKRVVWSTNSSKQAQEPLVYLLDNGNLVLRDEKDENTNNYLWESFDYPTDTMLPGMKLGWDLRRGLNRRLSSWKSSDDPCDGDFTYGIELDEPHHTYPQVFIRNGSAKLFREGPWDGISFSGASNTLSYPWYGSDYEFVHNDDGVYFTYSVNRRSIFRIVLGEGLIEYKEWEGEDTSWSSYYTIPGDQCDYYGFCGANSECVINEVNKPICQCLKGFKPKNQENWKVMHWSEGCVRNGSVSCDDKEKDVFLGFTDLKVPNAQYIWAKKSMNLHECKAKCLSNCSCTAYGYQDSDCVLWFGDLFDIRQAIYGRQNVQIRIPFSTTDSAGK; this is translated from the coding sequence ATGGAGTTCCTTTCTTTTCTGGCTACCTTTGTTGTTTTGGGACTTTCTCTTTCCAGAACAACTTTTGCTGTGGTTGATAGCATTAGACCTTCAGAATTTATGAGTGAAAACACAACTTTGGTATCAAGAGGAGGAAGGTTTGAACTGGGATTCTTTACTCCAGGTAGTTCAAAGAATCGTTTTCTGGGAATTCGGTATAAGAACATCTCAGTTCAAACTGTAGTTTGGGTGGCAAACAGATGTGAACCGATCGACGATTCATCTGGCTCGTTGACTATAGACGACACAGGAAATCTTGTGCTTTACGGACAGAATAAGAGGGTCGTTTGGTCTACAAACTCGTCGAAACAAGCACAGGAACCACTTGTTTATCTCTTGGATAATGGTAACTTGGTTTTGAGAGATGAGAAAGATGAGAATACAAACAACTATTTGTGGGAAAGCTTTGATTATCCTACTGATACGATGTTACCCGGGATGAAATTGGGATGGGACTTGAGGAGAGGTCTCAATAGGCGATTATCATCGTGGAAGAGTTCCGATGACCCCTGCGATGGAGATTTCACTTATGGGATTGAGCTTGATGAACCACACCATACATACCCTCAAGTGTTTATCCGTAATGGGTCTGCAAAATTGTTTCGAGAAGGGCCTTGGGATGGCATAAGTTTCAGCGGAGCTTCTAATACTTTATCATATCCTTGGTACGGGTCTGATTACGAATTCGTGCACAACGATGATGGAGTTTACTTCACTTACAGCGTCAACCGTAGGTCAATCTTCAGAATTGTCCTGGGCGAAGGACTTATCGAATACAAAGAATGGGAAGGAGAAGACACAAGTTGGAGTTCTTATTACACAATTCCAGGAGACCAGTGTGACTACTATGGCTTCTGTGGAGCTAATTCAGAATGTGTCATAAATGAAGTGAATAAGCCAATCTGCCAATGTTTAAAAGGGTTTAAGCCAAAGAATCAAGAAAATTGGAAGGTGATGCATTGGTCAGAAGGGTGTGTGAGAAACGGTTCTGTGAGCTGTGATGATAAAGAGAAAGATGTGTTCCTTGGCTTTACTGACTTGAAAGTGCCCAATGCTCAATATATTTGGGCAAAAAAGAGTATGAATCTGCACGAATGCAAGGCTAAATGCTTGAGCAATTGCTCTTGTACGGCTTATGGCTATCAAGACAGTGACTGCGTCCTTTGGTTTGGAGATCTGTTTGATATTCGACAAGCTATTTATGGCCGACAAAATGTACAGATTCGAATACCGTTTTCAACAACAg
- the LOC133789230 gene encoding G-type lectin S-receptor-like serine/threonine-protein kinase At4g27290 isoform X1: MEFLSFLATFVVLGLSLSRTTFAVVDSIRPSEFMSENTTLVSRGGRFELGFFTPGSSKNRFLGIRYKNISVQTVVWVANRCEPIDDSSGSLTIDDTGNLVLYGQNKRVVWSTNSSKQAQEPLVYLLDNGNLVLRDEKDENTNNYLWESFDYPTDTMLPGMKLGWDLRRGLNRRLSSWKSSDDPCDGDFTYGIELDEPHHTYPQVFIRNGSAKLFREGPWDGISFSGASNTLSYPWYGSDYEFVHNDDGVYFTYSVNRRSIFRIVLGEGLIEYKEWEGEDTSWSSYYTIPGDQCDYYGFCGANSECVINEVNKPICQCLKGFKPKNQENWKVMHWSEGCVRNGSVSCDDKEKDVFLGFTDLKVPNAQYIWAKKSMNLHECKAKCLSNCSCTAYGYQDSDCVLWFGDLFDIRQAIYGRQNVQIRIPFSTTVQENKLRRQDGFMAALTCVLGDD, translated from the coding sequence ATGGAGTTCCTTTCTTTTCTGGCTACCTTTGTTGTTTTGGGACTTTCTCTTTCCAGAACAACTTTTGCTGTGGTTGATAGCATTAGACCTTCAGAATTTATGAGTGAAAACACAACTTTGGTATCAAGAGGAGGAAGGTTTGAACTGGGATTCTTTACTCCAGGTAGTTCAAAGAATCGTTTTCTGGGAATTCGGTATAAGAACATCTCAGTTCAAACTGTAGTTTGGGTGGCAAACAGATGTGAACCGATCGACGATTCATCTGGCTCGTTGACTATAGACGACACAGGAAATCTTGTGCTTTACGGACAGAATAAGAGGGTCGTTTGGTCTACAAACTCGTCGAAACAAGCACAGGAACCACTTGTTTATCTCTTGGATAATGGTAACTTGGTTTTGAGAGATGAGAAAGATGAGAATACAAACAACTATTTGTGGGAAAGCTTTGATTATCCTACTGATACGATGTTACCCGGGATGAAATTGGGATGGGACTTGAGGAGAGGTCTCAATAGGCGATTATCATCGTGGAAGAGTTCCGATGACCCCTGCGATGGAGATTTCACTTATGGGATTGAGCTTGATGAACCACACCATACATACCCTCAAGTGTTTATCCGTAATGGGTCTGCAAAATTGTTTCGAGAAGGGCCTTGGGATGGCATAAGTTTCAGCGGAGCTTCTAATACTTTATCATATCCTTGGTACGGGTCTGATTACGAATTCGTGCACAACGATGATGGAGTTTACTTCACTTACAGCGTCAACCGTAGGTCAATCTTCAGAATTGTCCTGGGCGAAGGACTTATCGAATACAAAGAATGGGAAGGAGAAGACACAAGTTGGAGTTCTTATTACACAATTCCAGGAGACCAGTGTGACTACTATGGCTTCTGTGGAGCTAATTCAGAATGTGTCATAAATGAAGTGAATAAGCCAATCTGCCAATGTTTAAAAGGGTTTAAGCCAAAGAATCAAGAAAATTGGAAGGTGATGCATTGGTCAGAAGGGTGTGTGAGAAACGGTTCTGTGAGCTGTGATGATAAAGAGAAAGATGTGTTCCTTGGCTTTACTGACTTGAAAGTGCCCAATGCTCAATATATTTGGGCAAAAAAGAGTATGAATCTGCACGAATGCAAGGCTAAATGCTTGAGCAATTGCTCTTGTACGGCTTATGGCTATCAAGACAGTGACTGCGTCCTTTGGTTTGGAGATCTGTTTGATATTCGACAAGCTATTTATGGCCGACAAAATGTACAGATTCGAATACCGTTTTCAACAACAg